Proteins encoded together in one Hevea brasiliensis isolate MT/VB/25A 57/8 chromosome 16, ASM3005281v1, whole genome shotgun sequence window:
- the LOC110669690 gene encoding bifunctional bis(5'-adenosyl)-triphosphatase/adenylylsulfatase FHIT, producing MGKVLQLLPSLALPLTHAHARYCLSRCSARGFRPISSTAATKMSTEHYMFGPYKIEPKEVFYSSELSYAMVNLRPVVPGNVLVCPRREVKRFIDLTVDETSDLWLMAQKIGSRLESHHHATSLTFTIQDGPQAGQTVPHVHIHILPRKGGDFESNDEIYDAIDEKEKELKKKLDLDKERKDRSIEEMAQEADEYRSLFL from the exons ATGGGAAAGGTGCTACAGCTGCTGCCCTCTCTCGCTCTCCCTCTCACCCACGCACACGCTAGATATTGCCTTTCTCGTTGCTCCGCCAGAGGGTTCCGACCCATCTCCTCCACCGCCGCCACCAAG ATGTCGACAGAGCACTATATGTTCGGGCCCTACAAAATTGAGCCGAAGGAAGTATTTTACTCTTCTGAGCTCTCCTATGCCATGGTCAACCTCCGTCCTGTTGTTCCTGGTA ATGTGCTGGTCTGCCCAAGGCGAGAAGTGAAGCGTTTTATTGATCTCACTGTTGATGAGACtagtgatttatggcttatggcACAGAAAATTGGCAGTCGGCTTGAGAGCCACCACCATGCAACATCTCTTACTTTTACAATTCAA GATGGTCCCCAGGCAGGACAGACAGTGCCCCATGTTCATATCCACATCCTCCCAAGGAAAGGCGGAGACTTTGAGAGTAATGATGAGATCTATGATGCA ATCGATGAGAAGGAGAAGGAATTAAAGAAAAAGCTAGATTTAGACAAGGAAAGGAAAGACAGAAGTATAGAGGAGATGGCTCAAGAGGCAGATGAATATAGATCACTTTTCTTGTAG
- the LOC110669697 gene encoding calcium uniporter protein 6, mitochondrial: MWRRLWTSGILKQSLSAVVGRDTPLPSLWLGLGWRPIQQPPGSRGEASAAVLLSKKVLMPTTSSLSQFFSTHAGDRCDKQEGREAGGGGIGVGGGTENITYAEVKRLMRLVNLEALKMKLEMEGKEVIPYSELLQACQSMGVARSQNEAIAFARVLDDAGVVLLFRDKVYLHPDKVVELVKRAIPVALTNEDDPVRTELKMLQERKEEIDMLAHKQVQRILWCGLGLALLQIALFFRLTFWEFSWDVMEPIAFFVTTTGIIVGYAYFLFTSRDPTYQDFMKRLFLSRQRKLFKKQKFDVERFKELQKKCKTSMDATTCLKNRVGWEVELEDAIYKD; encoded by the exons ATGTGGAGGAGATTATGGACTAGTGGAATTTTGAAGCAGAGCTTGTCAGCGGTGGTGGGGAGGGACACTCCTCTGCCGTCGCTATGGTTGGGATTGGGATGGAGGCCGATTCAGCAACCTCCTGGAAGCAGAGGAGAGGCGTCGGCAGCAGTTTTATTGAGCAAGAAAGTGTTAATGCCAACAACATCATCGTTGTCGCAGTTTTTCTCTACTCATGCTGGTGATCGTTGCGATAAGCAGGAAGGACGAGAAGCAGGAGGAGGAGGAATAGGAGTTGGTGGTGGTACTGAGAATATAACGTACGCGGAGGTGAAGAGGTTGATGAGGCTGGTGAATCTGGAGGCATTGAAGATGAAGTTAGAGATGGAAGGGAAGGAGGTCATCCCTTATTCTGAGCTTCTGCAAGCTTGCCAGAGCATGGGTGTTGccagatctcaaaatgaagccaTTGCTTTTGCTCGAGTCCTTGATGATGCCGGTGTTGTTCTTCTCTTCAGGGACAAGGTCTATCTCCATCCCGACAAG GTGGTAGAGCTGGTTAAAAGGGCAATACCTGTTGCCCTGACTAATGAAGATGATCCTGTGAGGACTGAGCTAAAAATGCTGCAGGAAAGGAAAGAAGAAATTGATATGCTGGCACATAAGCAAGTTCAGCGCATCCTTTGGTGTGGGCTTGGGCTAGCTTTGTTGCAGATTGCGCTATTCTTTCGTCTAACATTCTGGGAATTTTCATGGGATGTGATGGAACCTATTGCATTTTTTGTCACGACCACTGGTATAATTGTAGGCTATGCCTACTTCTTGTTCACTTCAAGAGATCCAACATACCAAGACTTCATGAAGAGGCTTTTTCTCTCCAGGCAGAGGAAATTGTTCAAGAAGCAGAAGTTTGATGTTGAGAGATTCAAGGAATTGCAAAAGAAATGCAAGACATCTATGGATGCCACTACCTGTCTTAAAAATCGTGTAGGGTGGGAAGTGGAATTGGAGGATGCTATTTATAAGGACTGA